A section of the Verrucomicrobium sp. GAS474 genome encodes:
- the purL gene encoding phosphoribosylformylglycinamidine synthase subunit PurL, which translates to MPTSKSSTKKTPAPKATTNASGNPAMPEAVIAKHGLTAEEYEHVVKILGRHPNITELGIFSVMWSEHCSYKNSRPELRNFPTTGPTVLVKAGDENAGVIDIGDGWAVAFKIESHNHPSAVEPFQGAATGVGGILRDIFTMGARPVFNLNSLRFGEIRGDSPAAKHNRRLFSGVVSGIAHYGNCIGVPTIGGEVQFDPSYEGNPLVNAFSLGILRHDQIRLGKASGLGNPVFYVGARTGRDGLAGAAFASRDLTEDSKADRPAVQVGDPFMEKLLLEACLELFKHPEAVVGVQDMGAAGLTCSTCETASRGGTGIEIDLQYVPQREANMTPYEIMLSESQERMLIIVRKGFEAEVKAIFEKWDLPVAEIGKVTDDGIMRVKFHGITVAEISAASLTDEAPIYYRESKMPEHQAELNRFDLGMTPEPSDYKKTLLDLISAPSLASKRWVYRQYDHMVRLGAAVPPGSDAAVFRVVTEEGAKPKFLAATVDCTARYCLLDPRRGGEIAVAEAARNLAVTGALPIGVTDNLNFGNPHNPAIFWQLKESVQGISHACRFFDVPVTGGNVSLYNQSPAGAVDPTPTIGMVGVIEDEKHITTADFKNEGDQIVLLGGFGWEMAGTIYAQEIHGVKRGFAPLLDLGREKHLHHTVVELIKKGWVRSAHDVSEGGLGLALAESCLGSPSKSPSQPGLGAIVDLPWDQRLDITLFNETQSRIILSVSSESLGAVLAECDAAGVPAQRIGVVGGKDLVLHYREQTLSWPLPELETAWGESLDRIMA; encoded by the coding sequence ATGCCCACGAGCAAGAGCAGCACGAAGAAAACGCCCGCCCCGAAGGCCACCACGAACGCCAGCGGCAACCCCGCCATGCCCGAGGCCGTCATCGCGAAACACGGCCTCACCGCCGAGGAATACGAGCACGTCGTGAAGATCCTCGGGCGGCACCCGAACATCACCGAGCTCGGCATCTTCTCCGTCATGTGGAGCGAGCATTGCTCCTACAAGAACTCCCGCCCCGAGCTGCGGAACTTCCCCACCACCGGCCCCACCGTCCTCGTGAAGGCGGGCGACGAGAACGCGGGCGTCATCGACATCGGCGACGGCTGGGCCGTCGCCTTCAAGATCGAGTCGCACAACCACCCGAGCGCCGTCGAGCCCTTCCAGGGCGCGGCGACCGGCGTCGGCGGCATCCTGCGGGACATCTTCACCATGGGGGCCCGCCCGGTCTTCAACCTGAACTCCCTCCGCTTCGGCGAGATCCGGGGCGATTCCCCCGCCGCCAAGCACAACCGCCGCCTCTTCAGCGGCGTCGTCAGCGGCATCGCCCACTACGGCAATTGCATCGGCGTCCCGACCATCGGCGGCGAGGTCCAGTTCGATCCCTCCTACGAGGGGAACCCCCTCGTCAACGCCTTCTCCCTCGGCATCCTCCGGCACGACCAGATCCGCCTGGGCAAGGCCTCCGGCCTCGGCAACCCCGTCTTCTACGTCGGCGCCCGCACCGGCCGCGACGGCCTGGCGGGTGCCGCCTTCGCCTCCCGCGATTTGACCGAGGACTCCAAGGCCGACCGCCCCGCCGTCCAGGTCGGCGATCCCTTCATGGAGAAGCTCCTCCTCGAGGCCTGCCTCGAACTCTTCAAGCATCCCGAGGCCGTCGTCGGCGTCCAGGACATGGGCGCGGCGGGCCTCACCTGCTCCACCTGCGAGACCGCGAGCCGCGGCGGCACCGGCATCGAGATCGACCTCCAGTACGTCCCCCAGCGCGAGGCGAACATGACCCCCTACGAGATCATGCTCTCCGAGTCGCAGGAGCGGATGCTCATTATCGTCCGCAAGGGCTTCGAGGCCGAGGTGAAGGCGATCTTCGAGAAGTGGGACCTCCCCGTCGCCGAGATCGGCAAGGTCACCGACGACGGCATCATGCGCGTGAAATTCCACGGCATCACCGTCGCGGAGATCTCCGCCGCCTCCCTCACCGACGAGGCCCCCATCTACTACCGCGAGTCGAAGATGCCCGAGCACCAGGCCGAGCTGAACCGCTTCGACCTCGGCATGACGCCCGAGCCTTCCGACTACAAGAAAACCCTCCTCGACCTGATTTCCGCGCCGAGCCTCGCCTCGAAGCGGTGGGTCTACCGGCAGTATGACCACATGGTCCGCCTCGGTGCCGCCGTCCCCCCGGGCAGCGACGCCGCCGTCTTCCGCGTCGTCACCGAGGAAGGCGCGAAGCCGAAGTTCCTCGCCGCCACCGTCGATTGCACCGCCCGCTACTGCCTCCTCGATCCCCGCCGCGGCGGCGAGATCGCCGTCGCCGAGGCCGCGCGGAACCTCGCCGTCACCGGAGCCCTCCCCATCGGCGTCACCGACAACCTCAACTTCGGCAACCCACACAACCCGGCGATCTTCTGGCAGCTGAAGGAATCGGTCCAGGGCATCTCCCACGCCTGCCGCTTCTTCGACGTCCCCGTCACCGGCGGCAACGTCAGCCTCTACAACCAGTCCCCCGCCGGGGCCGTCGACCCCACGCCCACGATCGGCATGGTCGGCGTCATCGAGGACGAGAAGCACATCACCACCGCCGACTTCAAGAACGAGGGGGACCAGATCGTCCTCCTCGGCGGCTTCGGCTGGGAAATGGCCGGGACCATCTACGCCCAGGAGATCCACGGCGTGAAGCGCGGCTTCGCCCCCCTCCTCGACCTCGGCCGGGAGAAGCACCTCCACCACACCGTCGTCGAGCTGATCAAGAAGGGCTGGGTCCGCAGCGCCCACGACGTCAGCGAGGGCGGCCTCGGCCTCGCCCTGGCCGAATCGTGCCTCGGCTCCCCCTCGAAGTCGCCCTCCCAGCCCGGCCTCGGCGCCATCGTCGACCTCCCCTGGGACCAGCGCCTCGACATCACCCTCTTCAACGAGACCCAGAGCCGCATCATCCTCTCGGTCTCCAGCGAGAGCCTCGGCGCGGTGCTGGCCGAATGCGACGCCGCGGGCGTCCCCGCCCAGCGGATCGGCGTCGTCGGCGGGAAAGACCTCGTCCTCCACTACCGGGAACAGACCCTCTCCTGGCCCCTCCCCGAGCTGGAAACGGCCTGGGGCGAGAGCCTCGACCGGATCATGGCCTAA
- the purS gene encoding phosphoribosylformylglycinamidine synthase subunit PurS, which yields MIARIIVTPKKSVLDPQGEAVRRAIHSLGFDAVSSARIGKYIELEVSGNNVEALRKKLDEISGDLLSNPVVEDYTLQLEGVASPAKVEAKPKTAAVPVAKVEKAKPAPVKTKPAVVKIPKAVKVAKAAKPAAPAKKAAPAPAPAKKTAKKK from the coding sequence ATGATCGCCCGCATCATCGTCACCCCGAAGAAGAGCGTCCTCGACCCCCAGGGCGAGGCCGTCCGCCGCGCCATCCACTCCCTCGGCTTCGACGCCGTCTCCTCCGCCCGCATCGGCAAGTACATCGAGCTCGAAGTCTCCGGCAACAACGTCGAGGCGCTCCGCAAGAAGCTCGACGAGATCAGCGGCGACCTCCTCTCGAACCCCGTCGTCGAGGACTACACCCTCCAGCTCGAGGGCGTCGCCTCACCCGCCAAGGTCGAAGCCAAGCCCAAGACCGCCGCCGTCCCCGTCGCCAAGGTCGAGAAAGCCAAGCCCGCCCCGGTCAAGACGAAGCCCGCCGTCGTCAAGATCCCCAAGGCCGTGAAGGTCGCCAAAGCCGCCAAGCCCGCCGCCCCGGCGAAGAAGGCCGCGCCCGCCCCGGCCCCCGCCAAGAAAACGGCGAAGAAGAAGTAG
- a CDS encoding NAD(P)-dependent alcohol dehydrogenase encodes MSSTPIRAFAAPSAGAPLQPFSFDPGPLGASEVEIAVSHCGVCHSDLSMLDNEWGMTAYPFVPGHEAVGTVLALGSEAQGKGLKIGQRVGIGWTANSCMSCPQCLSGSHNLCTTAQPTIGGRHGGFAERLRAHWAWTRPMPEALDPAKSGPLLCGGITVFDPFLSFNISPTARVGIIGIGGLGHMALQFANKWGCEVHAFTTSDSKEAEARQMGAHFVHNTKKADALKSLAGSLDLILSTINAPQDDNALLSTLAPKGRLHVVGAVLKPLEIPAFSLIMGQKEVSGSPTGSPVAMSRMLDFAARHAIAPVTETFPLSKVNEALDHLRSGKARYRIVLVNDLA; translated from the coding sequence ATGAGCAGCACCCCCATCCGCGCCTTCGCAGCTCCCTCAGCCGGAGCCCCCCTCCAGCCCTTCTCCTTCGATCCCGGCCCGCTCGGCGCGTCCGAGGTCGAGATCGCCGTCAGCCATTGCGGCGTCTGCCACTCCGATCTCTCGATGCTCGACAACGAGTGGGGGATGACCGCCTATCCCTTCGTCCCCGGCCACGAGGCCGTCGGCACCGTCCTCGCCCTCGGCTCCGAGGCGCAGGGGAAGGGGCTGAAGATCGGCCAGCGCGTCGGCATCGGCTGGACGGCCAACAGCTGCATGTCGTGCCCCCAGTGCCTCTCGGGCAGCCATAATCTCTGCACCACCGCCCAGCCAACCATCGGCGGCCGCCACGGCGGCTTCGCCGAACGGCTCCGCGCCCATTGGGCCTGGACCCGTCCGATGCCCGAGGCCCTCGATCCCGCGAAATCGGGCCCCCTGCTCTGCGGCGGCATCACCGTCTTCGACCCGTTCCTCTCCTTCAACATCTCCCCTACGGCACGCGTCGGCATCATCGGGATCGGCGGCCTCGGCCACATGGCCCTCCAGTTCGCGAACAAATGGGGCTGCGAGGTCCACGCCTTCACGACGAGCGACAGCAAGGAAGCCGAGGCCCGGCAGATGGGCGCTCACTTCGTCCACAACACAAAGAAAGCCGACGCGCTGAAGTCCCTGGCCGGGAGCCTCGACCTCATCCTGTCGACGATCAACGCCCCCCAGGACGACAACGCCCTCCTCTCCACCCTCGCCCCGAAGGGCCGCCTCCACGTCGTCGGCGCCGTCCTGAAGCCGCTGGAGATCCCCGCCTTCAGCCTCATCATGGGACAGAAGGAAGTCTCCGGCTCCCCCACCGGAAGCCCCGTCGCGATGAGCCGGATGCTCGACTTCGCCGCCCGCCACGCCATCGCGCCGGTCACCGAGACCTTCCCGCTCTCGAAGGTCAACGAGGCCCTCGACCATCTCCGCTCCGGCAAGGCCCGCTACCGGATCGTGCTGGTGAACGACCTCGCTTGA
- the proS gene encoding proline--tRNA ligase: MSQQPKPQQQQNAKPATAITPTRQADFPEWYQQVIAAADMAENSEVRGCMVIKPWGYGIWELIQAQLDVRIKATGHKNAYFPMFIPLSYLEKEAKHVEGFAKECAVVTHHRLEAGPDGKLVPTGKLAEPLVVRPTSETIIGAAYSRWVQSYRDLPILINQWANVVRWELRPRLFLRTAEFLWQEGHTAHETAEEAVIETEKMLREYEAFAKEHLALPVLTGEKSENERFPGALRTLCIEAMVQDRKAVQAGTSHFLGQNFAKAYEIKFLGREKKLEHAWTTSWGVSTRLIGTMIMAHSDDDGLVLPPRVAPTQIVIIPVIPKDDQKDAVLDACYKLAAELRAQTYAGEPVRVEVDNRDTGGSSKGWEWIKKGVPLRAEIGPRDLAAGTAFVGRRDKGVKEKSGIPLADLVAHIGTTLTEIQAALYARAEANLREHTRKIDTKEEFYAFFTPQNPDKPEIHGGFALTHFAGDTALEEKLKEDLKVTIRCIPFEENPEGGTCPFTGQPSKQRVVFAKSY, from the coding sequence ATGTCCCAGCAGCCCAAGCCCCAGCAGCAGCAAAACGCCAAACCGGCGACCGCCATCACCCCCACCCGCCAGGCCGATTTCCCCGAGTGGTACCAGCAGGTGATCGCCGCCGCCGACATGGCGGAGAACTCCGAAGTCCGCGGCTGCATGGTGATCAAGCCGTGGGGCTACGGCATCTGGGAACTCATCCAGGCCCAGCTCGACGTCCGCATCAAGGCGACGGGCCACAAAAACGCCTACTTCCCCATGTTCATCCCCCTCTCCTACCTGGAGAAAGAGGCGAAGCACGTCGAGGGCTTCGCGAAGGAATGCGCCGTCGTCACCCACCACCGCCTCGAGGCCGGTCCCGACGGAAAGCTCGTCCCCACGGGGAAGCTCGCCGAGCCGCTCGTCGTCCGCCCCACCTCGGAGACGATCATCGGCGCGGCCTACAGCCGCTGGGTCCAGTCCTACCGCGATCTCCCGATCCTGATCAACCAGTGGGCCAACGTCGTCCGCTGGGAGCTCCGCCCCCGCCTCTTCCTCCGCACGGCGGAGTTCCTCTGGCAGGAAGGCCACACCGCCCACGAGACCGCCGAGGAGGCCGTGATCGAGACGGAAAAGATGCTCCGCGAGTACGAGGCCTTCGCCAAGGAGCACCTCGCCCTTCCCGTCCTCACGGGAGAGAAGTCGGAGAACGAGCGTTTCCCCGGCGCCCTCCGCACCCTCTGCATCGAGGCGATGGTCCAGGACCGCAAGGCCGTCCAGGCCGGGACCTCTCACTTCCTCGGCCAGAACTTCGCCAAGGCCTACGAGATCAAGTTCCTCGGCCGCGAGAAGAAGCTGGAGCACGCCTGGACGACGAGCTGGGGCGTCAGCACCCGCCTCATCGGCACCATGATCATGGCCCATAGCGACGACGACGGCCTCGTCCTCCCGCCCCGCGTCGCCCCCACCCAGATCGTCATCATCCCCGTCATCCCGAAGGACGACCAGAAGGACGCCGTCCTCGACGCCTGCTACAAACTCGCCGCCGAGCTCCGCGCCCAGACCTACGCGGGCGAGCCCGTCCGGGTCGAAGTCGACAACCGCGACACCGGCGGCAGCTCCAAGGGCTGGGAGTGGATCAAGAAAGGCGTCCCCCTCCGCGCCGAGATCGGGCCGCGCGACCTCGCCGCCGGGACCGCCTTCGTCGGTCGCCGCGACAAGGGCGTGAAGGAAAAGAGCGGCATCCCCCTCGCCGACCTCGTCGCCCACATCGGAACGACCCTCACCGAGATCCAGGCCGCCCTCTACGCCCGCGCCGAGGCCAACCTCCGCGAGCACACCCGGAAGATCGACACGAAGGAGGAATTCTACGCCTTCTTCACCCCGCAGAACCCCGACAAGCCCGAGATCCACGGCGGCTTCGCCCTCACCCACTTCGCGGGCGACACCGCGCTGGAAGAGAAACTGAAGGAAGACCTGAAGGTCACCATCCGGTGCATCCCCTTCGAGGAAAATCCCGAAGGCGGCACCTGCCCCTTCACCGGCCAGCCGAGCAAGCAGCGGGTCGTCTTCGCGAAGTCGTATTGA
- the purQ gene encoding phosphoribosylformylglycinamidine synthase subunit PurQ: MRWAILQFPGSNCDQDCHHVLKNVLGQDAYTVWHKEENLRDADAVIVPGGFSYGDYLRCGAIARFSPAMKAVKEAAAKGKPVLGICNGFQILTEAGLLPGALLRNRDQHFRCETVRLRVERPDSLVTRHYLTGQTLEIPIAHGEGNYYADDATLKALRSKGQILFTYVDAAGKATDEANPNGSRLNIAGICNEAGNVVGLMPHPERAAEAVLGSTDGLAFFQSAIEVLSKN, encoded by the coding sequence ATGCGCTGGGCCATCCTCCAATTCCCCGGGTCGAACTGCGACCAGGACTGCCACCACGTCCTCAAGAACGTCCTCGGGCAGGACGCCTACACCGTCTGGCACAAGGAGGAAAACCTCCGCGACGCCGACGCCGTCATCGTCCCCGGCGGCTTTTCCTACGGCGATTACCTCCGCTGCGGCGCCATCGCCCGGTTCTCCCCCGCGATGAAGGCCGTGAAGGAAGCCGCCGCCAAGGGCAAGCCGGTCCTCGGCATCTGCAACGGCTTCCAGATCCTCACCGAGGCGGGCCTCCTCCCCGGCGCGCTCCTGCGCAACCGGGACCAGCACTTCCGCTGCGAGACCGTCCGCCTCCGCGTCGAGCGGCCCGACTCCCTCGTCACCCGCCACTACCTCACCGGCCAGACCCTTGAGATCCCGATCGCCCACGGCGAGGGGAACTACTACGCGGACGACGCCACCCTGAAGGCGCTCCGCAGCAAGGGCCAGATCCTCTTCACCTACGTCGACGCCGCCGGCAAGGCGACCGACGAGGCGAACCCCAACGGCTCCCGCCTGAACATCGCGGGAATCTGCAACGAGGCCGGCAACGTCGTCGGCCTCATGCCCCATCCCGAGCGGGCCGCCGAGGCCGTCCTCGGCTCGACCGACGGCCTCGCCTTCTTCCAGTCGGCGATCGAAGTCCTTTCCAAGAACTAA
- the rbfA gene encoding 30S ribosome-binding factor RbfA, translated as MSERTERMSEVIRRELSTLMLRENKLEGLLLTIIAVETSPDMKHAYVYLSMIEQEVSKGKALGLLNRCKGEWQHELGKRISAKFTPRLHFDFDNGQERGDRVLSVLEEIERQKAREEALRSPQQ; from the coding sequence ATGAGCGAACGGACGGAGAGAATGTCGGAAGTCATCCGGCGGGAATTGAGCACCTTGATGCTGCGGGAAAACAAGCTGGAGGGCCTCCTGTTGACGATCATCGCGGTCGAGACCAGCCCCGACATGAAGCATGCCTACGTCTATCTGAGCATGATCGAGCAGGAGGTCTCCAAGGGGAAGGCCCTCGGCCTCCTCAACCGCTGCAAGGGCGAGTGGCAGCACGAGCTCGGCAAGCGGATCAGCGCGAAGTTCACCCCGCGCCTCCACTTCGATTTCGACAACGGCCAGGAGCGGGGCGACCGCGTCCTCTCGGTCCTCGAGGAGATCGAGCGGCAGAAGGCGCGGGAAGAGGCGCTACGGAGCCCGCAGCAGTAA